Proteins encoded within one genomic window of Triticum aestivum cultivar Chinese Spring chromosome 2D, IWGSC CS RefSeq v2.1, whole genome shotgun sequence:
- the LOC123055927 gene encoding uncharacterized protein, producing MGLVAAAVPVFDALAPVRLLPFSPIIALLCSAAPAEDPGLLQCFFASPGSVAPAVLLSVLPALDSRSGISRSDSHIQAAAMKRKAGPNTIKINAFFKPVASSSQPTEIVSEADVQVTNPSPVNASDQDMPDVVNVAEQAEVITTPYQRDPGF from the exons ATGGGATTAGTCGCCGCCGCCGTTCCAGTTTTCGACGCCCTCGCCCCCGTTCGCCTCTTGCCCTTCTCGCCCATTATTGCCCTGCTCTGCTCGGCTGCTCCTGCCGAGGACCCAGGCCTGCTTCAGTGCTTCTTCGCATCTCCTGGCTCGGTGGCTCCTGCAGTCCTGCTCTCAGTCCTGCCTGCTCTTGATTCTCGATCAGGGATCAGTCGATCTGATTCACATATTCAG GCAGCAGCTATGAAGAGAAAAGCTGGGCCAAACACCATTAAGATTAATGCCTTTTTTAAGCCGGTTGCTTCAAGTTCTCAACCTACTGAAATTGTTAGTGAGGCGGATGTGCAAGTTACAAATCCGAGTCCAGTTAACGCTTCTGATCAGGATATGCCGGACGTGGTAAATGTTGCAGAACAAGCAGAAGTTATAACCACACCTTATCAGAGAGACCCCG GGTTTTAG